Proteins from a single region of Fusobacterium sp. IOR10:
- a CDS encoding CidA/LrgA family protein has product MFIQLLILLSINFLGILLEHYFALPLPGTILGMFILFFLLYKKILNEKNIGEICDLLVGNMVILFIPPAINLLSTINLLKTDFFKIIFLLVITTLITMIITGKTVDFVIKRMEKR; this is encoded by the coding sequence ATGTTCATACAACTTTTGATATTATTATCAATAAATTTTTTAGGAATATTATTAGAACATTATTTTGCTCTTCCACTTCCTGGAACTATTTTAGGAATGTTCATTTTATTTTTTTTACTTTATAAAAAAATATTAAATGAAAAAAACATAGGAGAAATCTGTGATTTATTAGTTGGAAATATGGTTATTCTTTTTATTCCTCCAGCTATAAATCTACTTTCAACTATTAATTTATTAAAAACTGATTTTTTTAAAATTATTTTTTTGTTAGTTATAACAACTTTAATCACAATGATTATAACTGGAAAAACTGTTGATTTTGTAATAAAAAGAATGGAGAAAAGATAA